The following are encoded in a window of Dioscorea cayenensis subsp. rotundata cultivar TDr96_F1 chromosome 16, TDr96_F1_v2_PseudoChromosome.rev07_lg8_w22 25.fasta, whole genome shotgun sequence genomic DNA:
- the LOC120279341 gene encoding auxin efflux carrier component 2-like produces the protein MITGKDIYEVLAAIVPLYVAMILAYGSVRWWRIFTPDQCSGINRFVAVFAVPLLSFHFISSNNPYKMNYHFIAADSLQKLVILGALTLWLNLSKRANLDWMITLFSLSTLPNTLVMGIPLLRAMYGDFSGNLMVQIVVLQSVIWYTLMLFLFEYRGARALISEQFPADIAGSITSFRVDSDVISLNGREPLQADAEIGQDGKLHVVVRKSSASAKSMISSYNKSHGLHSMTSMTPRASNLTGVEIYSLQSSREPTPRASSFNQTDFYAMFSSKATSPRNVSFEEEMANKFGKHKGAGSKSTEFMNGGVYPPPYPAPNPSLSGIVTPVKKKEIGAAATNKELHMYVWSSSASPGSESNLKNAVNRAVSNDFGAHDPNTAAPKEHAASPIKKTGIPWNNLEIEEARKSPKGKKFPVMGSPFLANKKAADDVEGGEAVGTGLVERNHQMPPASVMTRLILIMVWRKLIRNPNTYSSLIGLIWSLVSFRWNIEMPKIVRGSISILSDAGLGMAMFSLGLFMALQPKIIACGKSVAAFSMAVRFLTGPAVIAATSIAIGIRGVLLHIAIVQAALPQGIVPFVFAKEYNCHPDILSTAVIFGMLIALPITILYYILLGV, from the exons ATGATTACAGGCAAAGATATCTATGAGGTTCTTGCTGCCATTGTGCCACTTTATGTGGCGATGATCCTGGCCTATGGCTCAGTCCGGTGGTGGCGCATCTTCACTCCCGACCAGTGCTCCGGCATTAACCGTTTTGTGGCCGTCTTTGCAGTCCCTCTCCTCTCCTTCCACTTCATCTCTTCTAACAACCCTTACAAAATGAACTACCATTTCATTGCTGCTGACTCTTTGCAGAAGCTTGTCATTCTTGGTGCTCTAACTCTTTGGCTCAATCTTAGCAAACGTGCCAATCTTGATTGGATGATCACTCTCTTCTCTTTGTCCACTTTACCTAACACTCTTGTGATGGGGATTCCTTTGTTGAGGGCAATGTATGGGGACTTCTCAGGGAATCTAATGGTCCAAATAGTTGTTCTTCAGAGTGTGATTTGGTATACtcttatgcttttcttgtttGAGTATAGAGGAGCAAGAGCACTGATCAGTGAGCAGTTTCCGGCCGATATCGCCGGTTCCATCACTTCTTTCCGGGTTGATTCAGATGTGATTTCTCTCAATGGACGTGAACCTTTGCAAGCCGATGCGGAGATTGGGCAGGATGGAAAGCTTCATGTTGTAGTGAGGAAGTCTTCGGCGTCAGCAAAGTCGATGATATCGTCTTATAACAAGTCTCATGGACTGCATTCGATGACTTCAATGACGCCAAGAGCATCGAATCTCACCGGTGTTGAGATCTATTCACTGCAATCTTCGAGAGAGCCGACACCAAGAGCCTCGAGCTTTAACCAAACTGATTTCTATGCGATGTTTTCAAGCAAGGCGACAAGTCCTAGAAATGTTTCCTTTGAAGAAGAGATGGCTAACAAGTTTGGTAAGCACAAAGGAGCTGGAAGCAAGAGCACTGAGTTCATGAATGGAGGAGTGTATCCTCCTCCATATCCGGCTCCAAATCCTTCATTATCCGGCATTGTAACTCCggtgaaaaagaaagaaatcggTGCTGCAGCTACTAATAAAGAGCTTCATATGTATGTTTGGAGCTCTAGTGCGTCACCGGGTTCAGAAAGTAATCTAAAGAATGCAGTGAATAGAGCTGTTTCTAATGATTTTGGTGCCCATGATCCAAATACAGCTGCACCAAAAG AGCATGCTGCTAGTCCAatcaagaaaacaggaattcctTGGAATAATCTTGAGatagaagaagcaagaaaaaGTCCGAAAGGGAAAAAGTTTCCGGTGATGGGTTCGCCGTTCTTAGCTAATAAAAAAGCCGCTGACGATGTCGAGGGAGGAGAAGCTGTAGGAACCGGCCTTGTTGAGAGGAATCACCAGATGCCTCCGGCAAGTGTCATGACAAGGCTCATTCTTATCATGGTTTGGAGAAAACTCATCCGAAATCCTAACACTTATTCCAGTCTAATTGGCCTCATTTGGTCACTGGTATCTTTCAG GTGGAACATTGAGATGCCTAAAATTGTTCGAGGTTCAATATCAATACTCTCGGATGCAGGATTAGGCATGGCCATGTTCAGCTTAG GTCTCTTCATGGCTTTGCAACCAAAAATTATTGCATGTGGCAAGTCGGTAGCGGCATTCTCCATGGCCGTTCGATTTCTGACTGGTCCGGCTGTGATCGCTGCTACTTCCATTGCCATCGGCATTCGAGGAGTTCTTTTACATATCGCAATTGTGCAA GCAGCTCTTCCTCAAGGAAttgttccttttgtttttgCCAAAGAATACAATTGCCACCCTGATATTCTTAGCACAGC AGTCATCTTTGGGATGCTAATAGCATTGCCAATAACCATCCTCTACTATATCCTTCTTGGTGTCTAA